DNA from Pararhodobacter sp.:
TCGCGCGCGAAAAAAGCGGCGGCCCTCTTGAGAATATCGCGCTCTGCCTTGAGGCGGGCCAGTTCCTTCCTCAGGGCGGCAACCTCAGCCGCATCGGCCCGAAGTTGGCCATGGCCGGGAAAGGCTGTTGCCGGCGCTGAAGCCTGCTCCCGCACCCAGCGGCGCAGAACGCTTTCCCCAACTTCCAGATCACGACTGGCCTGGGCGACTGAAACGCCATGTTCCGTGATCAGCTTCACGGCTTCGGTTTTGAACTCACGGCTGTAGATGCGTCTTGTCATTTTCTGCTCTCCGGTTCCAGGGCACGATCTTATCGACGTGGCCACCAATCCGGCAGAAGCTCAAGGGTCCGCATTCGAGAGAGCTATGGGACGGATGCGTTATGGGAGGCCTATCGGGATGGCTTAATTGAAATTCAGGCGGAAAAGCCGGGTGGGGTAGATCGGCAACCGCCGGCAGAGGGGACTTTGCACGCGCTCTGCGTGAGCTACTTTGAGAGTGGCGACTTCAAGATCATGGATGAAAAGACGCGCAATGTTCGACGTTTAATCCTTGAGCGTTTGAGCTAGAGCATTTTTGACTTAATCCGGGTCATATCCTGCGGCCTCGAAATAGTGCCTGCATTCTTCAGGCGTGAATGTGGAGAGACAGCCGGCAATGACCGACCACAGGTCATCGACGGTTCTGGCGGCGGCCTTCCGCAGTAGAGCCTTAAACTTGGAGAAAGCCATCTCGATAGGGTTGAAGTCGGGCGAGTATGGCGGCAGGAACAGGAGCCGCGCGCCGACCTTCTCGATGGCCTCGCGCACACCGCTGATCTTGTGGGCCGGCAGGTTGTCCATGACCACGATGTCGCCGGGCCGAAGATCTGGTGCGAGAACCTGCTCGGCATAGGCGAGGAAGGCCGGTCCGTTCATCGGGCCGTCGAGCAGCATCGGTGCCGCCATGCCAGACAATCGCAGACCGGCGGTGAAGGTCGTCGTCTTCCAATGGCCGTGGGGAACGGCGGCCCGGCATCTCTGGCCGCATGGGGCCCTGCCGCGCAACCGGGCCATCTTTGTGGAGGCCGCGGTCTCATCGATGAAAATCAGCCCCTCGGGATCGAGGTCGGGC
Protein-coding regions in this window:
- a CDS encoding IS630 family transposase (programmed frameshift); amino-acid sequence: MARSLSSDLRGRVIAAIEDGVSTREAARRFRIGISTAGAWHRRYRETGETEARKQGQPSRSKLDAHEAFILGLIEDAPDITLAEIGKRLAAEHGVNAVPSTIWLFLDRRGITFKKKTAHAAGQQRADVLRRRITWFDAQPDLDPEGLIFIDETAASTKMARLRGRAPCGQRCRAAVPHGHWKTTTFTAGLRLSGMAAPMLLDGPMNGPAFLAYAEQVLAPDLRPGDIVVMDNLPAHKISGVREAIEKVGARLLFLPPYSPDFNPIEMAFSKFKALLRKAAARTVDDLWSVIAGCLSTFTPEECRHYFEAAGYDPD